A region from the Drosophila takahashii strain IR98-3 E-12201 chromosome 2L, DtakHiC1v2, whole genome shotgun sequence genome encodes:
- the LOC138914940 gene encoding uncharacterized protein, giving the protein MSSQRRKRIKGFSSDEKNLLIHCVKNHGSIWDLTDARHSDNNAVREDWEFIAGTLEKTVTECKDARTSLRESYRYHRKQASLRFRKSGADGGDALESQPKVQWEFGDRMSFLPDFSTKRTTYNTNFTEDDESIDFLDDEISSCSASTPKSSYDYKQKATPGKGKPKSNENMALVEMLGGYLKESKETIDTHINNQNQKEVSPFASALGYWDSLLKNMPYQQAQLTVIKVGNLIHEESLKALSKD; this is encoded by the exons ATGAGTTCGCAACGCCGCAAGCGCATCAAAGGTTTTTCAAGTGATGAAAAAAACTTGCTCATCCATTGCGTGAAAAACCATGGCTCAATTTGGGACCTCACTGACGCTAGGCATAGCGACAACAACGCTGTCAGGGAGGATTGGGAGTTTATTGCCGGAACTTTAGAAAAAACTG ttACTGAATGCAAGGATGCGAGAACCTCTCTCCGAGAAAGCTATAGGTACCATCGTAAGCAGGCTTCCCTACGATTCCGAAAAAGTGGTGCAGATGGCGGGGACGCTTTGGAGTCCCAACCAAAGGTGCAGTGGGAGTTTGGCGACCGCATGTCTTTCTTGCCCGACTTCTCCACAAAAAGAAC TACATACAACACCAATTTCACTGAAGACGACGAGTCCATTGACTTCCTCGACGATGAAATTTCAAGCTGTTCCGCATCAACGCCGAAAAGCAGCTATGACTAT aaacaaAAGGCGACACCTGGCAAGGGAAAGCCGAAGAGCAATGAAAATATGGCTCTAGTAGAGATGCTTGGCGGATATCTAAAGGAATCTAAAGAAACTATTGATACCCATATCAACAATCAAAATCAGAAGGAAGTTTCACCATTCGCATCCGCGCTTGGCTACTGGGACAGCCTTTTGAAAAACATGCCATATCAACAGGCCCAGCTAACCGTTATTAAGGTTGGCAATCTGATTCACGAGGAATCGCTGAAAGCTTTAAGCAAGgattaa